In the genome of Qipengyuania seohaensis, one region contains:
- a CDS encoding DUF1294 domain-containing protein yields the protein MPVEFTLLEWFVYYLIAINMVAFFAFMTDKVLAENGNWRLSEASLLGWAFAGGTLGAYAARTILRHKTRKEPFSNRLHAIACIQVIAFATLMLWFTTR from the coding sequence ATGCCTGTCGAATTCACCCTGCTGGAATGGTTTGTCTATTACCTGATCGCGATCAATATGGTCGCCTTCTTCGCGTTCATGACGGACAAGGTGCTGGCCGAGAACGGCAACTGGCGACTGAGCGAGGCGAGCCTTCTCGGCTGGGCCTTCGCTGGCGGTACGCTGGGCGCCTATGCCGCGCGCACGATCCTGCGCCACAAGACGCGCAAGGAGCCGTTCTCCAACCGGCTGCACGCGATCGCCTGCATCCAGGTGATCGCATTCGCCACGCTGATGCTGTGGTTCACGACGCGCTGA
- a CDS encoding YdcH family protein, producing the protein MSQHTPNELTKIFARDRDLITRLKQEDAHYARLADEYHEVNREVHRIEAETEAASDERTEQLKRKRLGLLDEITAIVTKARAA; encoded by the coding sequence ATGTCGCAGCACACACCCAATGAACTGACCAAGATCTTCGCCCGCGACCGGGACCTGATCACGCGGTTGAAGCAGGAGGACGCGCATTACGCGCGGCTGGCGGACGAATATCACGAAGTGAACCGCGAAGTGCACCGCATCGAGGCGGAAACCGAAGCCGCCAGTGACGAGCGCACCGAGCAACTCAAGAGGAAACGCCTCGGCCTCCTCGACGAAATCACCGCGATCGTCACCAAGGCCAGAGCCGCCTAG
- a CDS encoding DUF1294 domain-containing protein, translated as MLLELLTYYLIAINFATFAAFGIDKARAENGQWRISEATLLLMATVGGWPGAWAGRWAFRHKTRKQSFNEGLRVATMAPMGIAAFGYFMAPTIFETEEARAERLAVEASVYYAGCNQVRAAGKAPLRRGDPGYRIGMDGDGDGVACEPYY; from the coding sequence ATGCTACTGGAATTGCTCACCTATTACTTGATCGCGATCAATTTCGCGACCTTCGCCGCATTCGGGATCGACAAGGCGCGAGCCGAGAACGGCCAGTGGCGCATCAGCGAGGCGACATTGTTGTTGATGGCAACCGTGGGAGGCTGGCCCGGAGCATGGGCTGGACGCTGGGCATTCCGGCACAAGACCCGCAAGCAGAGCTTCAACGAAGGCCTTCGAGTTGCGACCATGGCACCGATGGGCATCGCGGCATTCGGCTACTTCATGGCCCCCACCATCTTCGAGACCGAAGAGGCAAGGGCAGAGCGCTTGGCGGTAGAGGCATCGGTCTATTATGCGGGCTGCAACCAGGTCCGCGCAGCAGGCAAGGCACCGCTTCGCAGGGGTGATCCCGGCTATCGCATCGGCATGGACGGCGATGGCGACGGCGTTGCGTGCGAGCCGTATTATTGA
- a CDS encoding thermonuclease family protein, producing the protein MPRFHRKPVRRRSRKGGWRRLLPLALTLVLVGAWVLFEDRIGPRPKVSEVASSFGLCGEGWGACVVDGDTVRIGERRIRLTGFDAPEMDGACEAERVKAREARTALHQWLSQGRFSWTGGQDPPRDRYGRELREVRRGEEALADHMIAAGLAEGSGWGAVRRDWCAP; encoded by the coding sequence GTGCCCCGCTTTCATCGCAAGCCGGTGAGGCGACGGTCGCGCAAGGGCGGGTGGCGCAGGTTGCTGCCGCTGGCCCTGACGCTGGTGCTGGTTGGCGCCTGGGTCCTGTTCGAGGACCGCATCGGCCCGCGCCCGAAGGTGAGCGAAGTGGCGTCGAGCTTCGGCCTGTGCGGCGAGGGCTGGGGGGCCTGCGTGGTCGACGGCGACACGGTGCGGATCGGCGAGCGACGCATCCGCCTCACCGGGTTCGACGCGCCGGAGATGGACGGGGCGTGCGAGGCCGAGCGGGTCAAGGCGCGCGAGGCCCGCACGGCCCTCCACCAATGGCTATCGCAAGGCCGCTTCAGCTGGACCGGCGGCCAGGACCCACCCCGCGACCGCTACGGCCGCGAACTGCGCGAAGTGCGGCGCGGCGAAGAGGCGCTGGCTGACCACATGATCGCGGCAGGGCTCGCAGAGGGAAGCGGGTGGGGTGCGGTGCGGCGCGACTGGTGCGCGCCTTAG
- a CDS encoding sulfotransferase domain-containing protein: protein MGVGRPARNLEEFGANMGALAQANAPRACHAIDPRPTDVYITSWAKSGTTLTQQMFHQLRMIHATGALDMDFPDISGVVPWEDTASILDLDMTADQRAAPRGFKSHREYERLPAGSRYVVTLRDPHETYVSMHRFFDGWHIEKGAFSLEDFMPLWMGGGPGGCDYATHLLSWYARLEEEDSLVVTYRWAVKNKPAMIRAMGRLIGIEPGEETVQMVMDATSREFMHAHKDRFDDGLICAVMEEMLGIPANSDSTKVQAKGSDAAVLPASVREAIDAMWAERVEPVTGHADFASLAAEVDARIA, encoded by the coding sequence ATGGGTGTAGGGCGACCGGCGCGTAATCTTGAGGAATTCGGGGCCAATATGGGCGCTCTGGCGCAGGCGAATGCGCCGCGCGCGTGCCATGCGATCGATCCGCGCCCGACCGATGTCTATATCACTAGCTGGGCCAAGAGCGGCACCACGCTGACCCAGCAGATGTTCCACCAGCTGCGCATGATCCATGCCACCGGCGCGCTGGACATGGACTTTCCCGACATCAGCGGCGTGGTCCCCTGGGAAGACACCGCAAGCATCCTCGATCTGGACATGACTGCCGACCAGCGCGCCGCCCCGCGCGGCTTCAAGTCGCACCGCGAATACGAGCGGCTGCCTGCCGGCTCGCGCTATGTCGTCACCCTGCGCGATCCGCACGAAACCTATGTCTCCATGCACCGCTTCTTCGATGGCTGGCATATCGAGAAGGGCGCGTTCTCGCTGGAGGATTTCATGCCGCTCTGGATGGGCGGCGGGCCGGGGGGCTGCGACTATGCCACCCACCTGCTGAGCTGGTATGCGCGGCTGGAGGAAGAGGACAGCCTCGTCGTCACCTATCGCTGGGCGGTGAAGAACAAGCCCGCCATGATCCGCGCCATGGGCAGGTTGATCGGGATCGAGCCGGGCGAGGAAACGGTTCAGATGGTCATGGACGCGACCAGCCGCGAATTCATGCACGCGCACAAGGACCGCTTCGATGACGGGCTGATCTGCGCGGTGATGGAGGAAATGCTCGGCATTCCGGCCAACAGCGATTCCACCAAGGTGCAGGCCAAGGGCAGCGATGCTGCCGTGCTGCCCGCATCGGTAAGGGAAGCGATCGACGCCATGTGGGCGGAGCGGGTGGAGCCGGTGACCGGCCATGCCGATTTCGCCTCGCTGGCGGCAGAGGTCGACGCGCGCATCGCCTAA
- a CDS encoding Abi family protein yields MKRWLRTVGYYRLSAYWLPLELPPIAGQTRSKQFPPGTAFSDIIDIYVFDRKLRLLVMEAVDRFEIAVRARWTNLLSLAHGSHAHADARNFHNGFEHARMFAKIAKTAEESSEVFVEHYRKKYTDPFVPSLWHVTELMTLGELSHWVKATSDNRIKDELAKDLGLPNKEVLEGTLQLLSYVRNICAHHSRLWNRKTVKRAPNIRQMRNDMDIDRSGTQHQPRNSIYNVLVILARTLRHQSPDTTFPQRVRALVESRTTAQQNAMGFPNDWRSRPIWRNNAIGQRNGWNWLPRVFRQKPGVS; encoded by the coding sequence ATGAAGCGGTGGCTGCGCACCGTCGGGTATTATCGCCTAAGCGCATACTGGTTGCCACTCGAATTACCTCCGATTGCTGGCCAGACAAGATCGAAGCAATTCCCTCCGGGCACCGCTTTCTCAGATATTATCGATATCTACGTATTCGATAGAAAGTTACGCCTTCTCGTGATGGAAGCGGTTGACCGCTTTGAAATTGCGGTTCGAGCTCGCTGGACTAATTTACTTTCGCTGGCTCACGGCAGCCATGCGCACGCTGATGCGCGTAACTTTCACAATGGCTTTGAGCATGCGCGAATGTTTGCGAAGATCGCCAAAACCGCTGAAGAAAGTAGCGAAGTTTTTGTCGAGCACTATCGAAAGAAATACACTGATCCATTCGTCCCGTCGCTATGGCACGTGACGGAACTCATGACGCTGGGCGAGCTCTCTCATTGGGTCAAAGCTACATCCGACAATCGGATAAAAGACGAACTCGCAAAGGACCTCGGACTGCCAAATAAGGAAGTCTTAGAGGGAACCCTGCAGCTCCTGTCTTACGTCCGCAATATTTGTGCGCATCATAGTAGGCTGTGGAACCGAAAGACCGTGAAGAGAGCGCCGAACATACGTCAGATGAGAAATGACATGGATATTGACCGCTCCGGCACCCAGCATCAGCCGCGCAACTCCATCTATAATGTGCTCGTCATTCTAGCTCGGACGCTTCGGCACCAAAGTCCCGACACAACATTTCCACAGCGAGTAAGAGCATTAGTCGAGTCTCGAACTACTGCGCAACAGAATGCAATGGGTTTTCCAAACGATTGGCGGTCCCGACCAATCTGGCGAAACAACGCCATTGGTCAGCGGAACGGGTGGAATTGGCTTCCGAGAGTGTTCCGGCAAAAACCTGGAGTGAGCTAA
- a CDS encoding ribonucleotide-diphosphate reductase subunit beta: MSLLEARKTYKPFEYPWAYDFWKRQQQIHWMPEEVPLGEDCRDWAQKLSEHERNLLTQIFRFFTQADVEVQDCYHDKYGRVFKPTEIKMMLTAFSNMETVHIAAYSHLLDTIGMPESEYSAFLDYEEMADKHNYMQQFGVDNDEDIARTLAMFGAFTEGMQLFASFAMLMNFPRFNKMKGMGQIVSWSIRDESLHCEGIIRMFHEFVRERDCLTKAVKEDIVDICQKTVRLEDNFIDLAFEMGPVSGMTPKDIKKYIRYIADWRLGQLGMQPIYMVDDHPLPWLAPLINGVEHANFFEQRATEYSKGATKGDWNTVWSSFDKRQSAKAANEEEAADEGPGLFGESEGAVAAE; the protein is encoded by the coding sequence ATGTCGTTGCTCGAAGCCCGCAAGACCTACAAACCCTTCGAATACCCGTGGGCCTACGACTTCTGGAAACGCCAGCAGCAGATCCACTGGATGCCCGAAGAGGTTCCGCTGGGCGAAGACTGCCGTGACTGGGCGCAGAAGCTGTCCGAGCACGAGCGCAACCTGCTCACGCAGATCTTCCGTTTCTTCACCCAGGCCGATGTCGAGGTGCAGGATTGCTACCACGATAAATACGGCCGCGTGTTCAAGCCGACCGAGATCAAGATGATGCTGACCGCCTTCTCCAATATGGAGACGGTGCACATCGCGGCATACAGCCACCTGCTCGACACGATCGGCATGCCGGAAAGCGAATATTCCGCCTTCCTCGATTACGAGGAAATGGCCGACAAGCACAATTACATGCAGCAGTTCGGCGTCGACAACGATGAAGACATCGCCCGCACGCTGGCCATGTTCGGTGCCTTCACCGAAGGCATGCAGCTGTTCGCCAGCTTCGCCATGCTGATGAACTTCCCGCGCTTCAACAAGATGAAGGGCATGGGCCAGATCGTCAGCTGGTCGATCCGCGACGAGAGCCTGCACTGCGAAGGCATCATCCGCATGTTCCACGAGTTCGTGCGCGAGCGGGACTGCCTGACCAAGGCGGTCAAGGAAGACATCGTCGACATCTGCCAGAAGACCGTGCGGCTGGAAGACAACTTCATCGACCTCGCCTTCGAAATGGGTCCGGTGTCCGGCATGACGCCCAAGGACATCAAGAAGTACATCCGCTACATCGCCGACTGGCGCCTTGGCCAGCTGGGCATGCAGCCGATCTACATGGTCGACGATCACCCGCTGCCCTGGCTCGCCCCGCTGATCAACGGTGTGGAGCACGCCAACTTCTTCGAACAGCGAGCCACCGAATACTCCAAGGGCGCGACCAAGGGCGACTGGAACACCGTCTGGTCAAGCTTCGACAAGCGCCAGAGCGCCAAGGCCGCGAACGAGGAAGAGGCCGCCGACGAAGGCCCGGGCCTGTTCGGCGAGAGCGAAGGGGCTGTGGCGGCGGAGTGA
- a CDS encoding DUF2171 domain-containing protein produces MFEKIRIKEHMEVANYEGMHVGTVDAVQDDAIKLTKSDSSDDMHHFLSLDDVEKIDDNRIYLKESARIPEGLGNKAVMQDA; encoded by the coding sequence ATGTTCGAGAAGATCCGCATCAAGGAACACATGGAAGTCGCCAATTACGAAGGCATGCACGTGGGCACGGTCGACGCCGTCCAGGACGACGCGATCAAGCTTACGAAGTCGGACAGTTCTGATGACATGCACCACTTCCTTTCGCTGGATGACGTCGAGAAGATCGACGACAACCGTATCTATCTGAAGGAAAGCGCACGCATTCCGGAAGGTCTGGGCAACAAGGCAGTCATGCAGGACGCCTAA
- a CDS encoding glycosyltransferase, whose protein sequence is MRGTYAAMGPQRILFITPNFPPYAQAGAARTGALALHWARQGHKVTVIGARIGTASGIHTEIDHPNLTTAMLPIDKSEPQVSQGRGESGRKPASKPGKLKRWLWLARQMPDRFRAYWVPRAVEKAIELGGAEAFDLVYSSGPPHSVHIAAGQIASATGLPWICEQRDLWVDNPYIERHPFLTRYYEWQGRRVQRHADAFVAVTAGARDMLRKQTGKQVVLARNGWVESDFEGLEAPPAPLDPDRLTIIHAGLIYAERRDPKALFEAIDMLGEDRHKVRAIFYHDEYGFLDQRISQYGVAESVEVHEFLPRSEVLAVERAADVLLMCRWPDPAEDDVIPGKLFEYIGARRPILATGLESGEAAKIVREGDFGIATQDAEKIAAQLRSWIASKEAGGGRIPDLPANAAMAFTRDEAFAAVDDLVERLAST, encoded by the coding sequence ATGCGGGGCACCTATGCCGCGATGGGTCCGCAGCGCATCCTTTTCATTACGCCCAATTTCCCGCCCTATGCACAAGCTGGCGCGGCGCGCACGGGTGCGCTTGCCCTGCATTGGGCGCGACAGGGGCACAAGGTTACCGTAATCGGTGCGCGCATTGGCACGGCGAGCGGTATCCATACAGAGATCGACCATCCCAATCTGACGACCGCGATGCTGCCGATCGACAAGTCGGAACCACAGGTTTCGCAAGGTCGCGGCGAAAGTGGCCGCAAACCCGCCAGCAAGCCGGGTAAGCTCAAGCGCTGGCTATGGCTCGCGCGGCAGATGCCCGACCGTTTCCGCGCATACTGGGTGCCGCGGGCTGTCGAAAAAGCGATCGAACTGGGCGGAGCCGAGGCTTTCGACCTCGTCTATTCTTCAGGCCCACCGCACTCGGTCCACATCGCGGCCGGTCAGATCGCGTCGGCAACCGGCCTCCCCTGGATTTGCGAGCAGCGCGACCTGTGGGTCGACAACCCTTATATCGAGCGACACCCTTTCCTCACCCGCTATTATGAGTGGCAGGGCCGCAGGGTGCAGCGCCATGCGGATGCCTTTGTCGCGGTAACCGCGGGTGCGCGCGATATGCTTAGGAAGCAGACCGGTAAACAGGTAGTCCTCGCGCGGAACGGCTGGGTCGAAAGCGATTTCGAGGGACTGGAAGCGCCGCCCGCCCCCCTGGATCCCGATCGCCTGACGATCATCCATGCCGGACTGATCTATGCCGAGCGCCGCGACCCCAAGGCGCTGTTCGAAGCCATCGACATGCTGGGCGAGGACCGTCACAAGGTGCGCGCGATCTTCTATCACGACGAATACGGTTTCCTCGATCAGCGTATCTCCCAATACGGCGTCGCCGAGAGCGTAGAGGTGCACGAATTCCTTCCGCGCAGCGAAGTCCTGGCGGTGGAACGTGCGGCCGATGTCCTGTTGATGTGCCGCTGGCCCGATCCCGCGGAGGACGACGTCATTCCGGGCAAGCTGTTCGAATATATCGGCGCGCGAAGGCCGATCCTGGCAACCGGGCTGGAATCCGGCGAAGCGGCGAAGATCGTACGGGAAGGCGATTTCGGCATCGCCACCCAGGACGCCGAGAAGATTGCCGCCCAATTGCGCAGCTGGATTGCGAGCAAGGAAGCGGGCGGCGGCCGGATTCCCGATCTTCCGGCGAATGCTGCCATGGCTTTCACGCGCGACGAGGCTTTCGCTGCGGTCGACGACCTTGTCGAGCGGCTCGCTTCGACCTGA
- a CDS encoding ribonucleoside-diphosphate reductase subunit alpha: MDFKSGDEAAMGLDLDTQDSDEDTAPAKKPAPKKDAAEKAVKMDKQDKGSEELVAEAAGEAMAGAMAEVAKAAAVKEDSKKVLDRRFNVKTDSSRDELLTVFGKETLEDRYLLPGESYQDLFARVADAFADDAEHAQRLYDYISRLWFMPATPVLSNGGTQRGLPISCYLNSVSDSLDGIVNTWNENVWLASKGGGIGTYWGNVRGIGEPVGLNGKTSGIIPFVRVMDSLTLAISQGSLRRGSAACYIDVTHPEIEEFLEIRKPSGDFNRKALNLHHGVLVTDAFMEAVRNGEEFDLLSPKDGSVRKTVDARSLFQKLVETRLATGEPYIVFSDTVNRMMPKHHRELGLKVSTSNLCAEITLPTGIDHLGNDRTAVCCLSSLNIEKWDEWNEDKQFIEDVMRFLDNVLQNYIDRAPEEMARAKYSAMRERSVGLGVMGFHSFLQQKGIGFESPMAKVWNLKMFKHIQGKASEASMLLAQERGACPDAEEMGAMERFSCKMAIAPTASISIICGGTSACIEPIPANIYTHKTLSGSFVVKNPYLEKLLKKKSKDSTAVWNSILEQGGSVQHLDFLTPEEKAAFKTSFEIDQRWLLEFAADRAPYIDQAQSLNLFIPADVDKWDLMMLHFQAWEKGIKSLYYLRSKSVQRAGFAGGVEADNTADAAKYELAAGAEQTDYEECLACQ; encoded by the coding sequence ATGGATTTCAAGAGCGGGGACGAAGCGGCTATGGGACTGGATCTGGATACTCAGGACAGTGACGAGGACACCGCACCCGCCAAGAAGCCGGCCCCCAAAAAGGACGCGGCGGAAAAGGCAGTGAAAATGGACAAGCAGGACAAGGGCAGCGAAGAACTGGTCGCCGAAGCCGCTGGCGAAGCGATGGCCGGTGCCATGGCCGAAGTCGCCAAGGCCGCCGCGGTGAAGGAGGATTCCAAGAAGGTCCTCGACCGCCGGTTCAACGTGAAGACCGACAGCTCGCGCGACGAATTGCTGACCGTGTTCGGCAAGGAAACGCTCGAAGACCGCTACCTGCTTCCCGGCGAAAGCTACCAGGACCTGTTCGCACGTGTGGCCGATGCCTTCGCCGACGATGCCGAACATGCCCAGCGCCTCTACGACTATATCTCGCGCCTGTGGTTCATGCCCGCGACGCCCGTCCTTTCTAACGGCGGCACGCAGCGCGGCCTGCCGATCTCGTGCTATCTCAACTCGGTGAGCGACAGCCTCGACGGTATCGTGAACACCTGGAACGAGAACGTGTGGCTGGCCTCCAAGGGCGGCGGCATCGGCACCTACTGGGGCAATGTGCGCGGCATTGGCGAGCCGGTCGGCCTCAACGGCAAGACCAGCGGCATCATCCCCTTCGTGCGCGTCATGGACAGCCTTACCCTCGCCATTTCGCAAGGGTCGCTGCGCCGCGGTTCGGCAGCCTGCTACATCGACGTCACCCACCCGGAAATCGAGGAATTCCTCGAAATCCGTAAGCCTTCCGGCGACTTCAACCGCAAGGCGCTGAACCTTCACCACGGCGTGCTGGTTACCGACGCCTTCATGGAAGCGGTGCGCAATGGGGAGGAATTCGACCTCCTCAGCCCGAAGGACGGATCGGTCCGCAAGACCGTGGACGCACGCAGCCTCTTCCAGAAGCTCGTTGAAACCCGCCTCGCTACGGGCGAGCCCTACATCGTCTTCTCCGACACGGTGAACCGCATGATGCCCAAGCATCACCGCGAACTTGGCCTCAAGGTTTCGACCTCGAACCTGTGCGCCGAAATCACCCTGCCGACCGGGATCGACCATCTCGGCAACGATCGTACGGCCGTCTGCTGCCTGTCCTCGCTCAACATCGAGAAGTGGGACGAGTGGAACGAAGACAAGCAGTTCATCGAGGACGTCATGCGCTTCCTCGACAACGTGCTGCAGAACTATATCGACCGTGCCCCCGAAGAGATGGCCCGCGCCAAGTATTCCGCGATGCGCGAACGCTCGGTCGGCCTCGGCGTGATGGGCTTCCACTCCTTCCTCCAGCAGAAGGGCATCGGCTTCGAAAGCCCGATGGCCAAGGTTTGGAACCTGAAGATGTTCAAGCACATCCAGGGCAAGGCTTCGGAAGCTTCAATGCTGCTCGCACAGGAACGCGGTGCATGTCCGGACGCGGAAGAAATGGGCGCGATGGAGCGTTTCAGCTGCAAGATGGCGATCGCACCGACGGCGTCGATCAGCATCATCTGCGGCGGCACCAGCGCCTGCATCGAGCCGATCCCGGCGAACATCTACACCCACAAGACGCTGTCCGGGTCCTTCGTGGTCAAGAACCCGTACCTGGAAAAGCTGCTCAAGAAGAAGAGCAAGGACAGCACTGCAGTCTGGAATTCGATCCTCGAGCAGGGCGGCAGCGTCCAGCATCTCGACTTCCTGACGCCGGAAGAAAAGGCCGCGTTCAAGACCAGCTTCGAAATCGACCAGCGCTGGCTGCTCGAATTTGCTGCCGATCGCGCGCCCTATATCGACCAGGCCCAGTCGCTGAACCTGTTCATCCCGGCGGACGTCGACAAGTGGGACCTCATGATGCTGCACTTCCAGGCTTGGGAGAAGGGCATCAAGTCGCTCTACTACCTCCGCTCGAAGAGCGTGCAGCGCGCCGGTTTCGCCGGCGGTGTCGAAGCGGACAACACAGCCGATGCGGCAAAGTACGAACTGGCTGCCGGCGCCGAGCAGACCGATTACGAGGAATGCCTCGCCTGCCAGTAA
- a CDS encoding energy transducer TonB, translating into MTKITVALFATAAAATMLAVPLSSQEIVVSARSDQAFVQEVSKDLDTELRRMRIDHRWTPSGIVKVRFQAGADGRPAAMETYESSGSKRLDRRVQDAVGRIDSLLPLPASAGPDPIIQANVIVAAGRTSRESLERKLAESEARRLASKDPEERAVLALNMAPSPSS; encoded by the coding sequence ATGACCAAGATAACAGTAGCTTTATTCGCCACCGCGGCAGCGGCAACTATGCTTGCCGTGCCGCTTTCCTCGCAGGAAATCGTCGTTTCCGCGCGCAGCGACCAGGCATTCGTGCAAGAGGTCTCCAAGGACCTGGATACCGAATTGCGCCGGATGCGTATCGATCACCGCTGGACCCCCAGCGGCATCGTGAAAGTTCGTTTCCAGGCCGGCGCCGACGGGCGTCCGGCGGCAATGGAGACTTATGAATCCTCCGGAAGCAAGCGGCTCGACAGGAGGGTTCAGGATGCCGTCGGTCGCATCGACTCGCTCCTGCCGCTGCCCGCAAGCGCAGGACCCGATCCGATAATCCAGGCGAATGTCATCGTCGCCGCCGGCCGTACGTCGCGCGAATCGCTCGAACGCAAGCTGGCCGAATCGGAAGCACGCCGCCTCGCGTCGAAGGATCCCGAGGAACGTGCCGTACTGGCCCTCAACATGGCGCCGTCACCCAGTTCCTGA
- a CDS encoding class I adenylate-forming enzyme family protein gives MGDKAAVATLSEPFGNFTQVLAHWAGRQPEATALIDDKGSLTWAGMADRTDRIAARLLDEGLERGQSVAILGISSIPYALVFLAAVRAGGVAAPLTTSASAEQLEAMARDSGARHLFVTRAKLDEVGEARFAGLDIIVLDEALDGWMAPAGTQALDPEPAPEDPFNIIYSSGTTGTPKGIVHSHQMRWRQFAATASSWLEAGIPVRTLASTPLYSNTTMVAFLPALLAGGTVRIMGKFDTIGWLTHAAADRTSITMLVPVQYQRLMDEARFDEFDLSSLVLKYCTSAPFSSELKREVLARMPGALIEIYSMTEGGVVCLLEAHKFTDKLHTVGRPAPGSELRVLDDEDREVPPGTPGNLVGRSRTMMSGYKNRPDQTREGYWTDPETGETWQRMGDIGRVDAEGFVELVGRAKDMIISGGFNIYPVDLENELMKEADVIEAAVIGMPSRKWGESPVGFVKLEDNARETGAIREAVNGRLGKTQRLAQLHAIDEMPRSHIGKLLKTELRDLAAQHGAPE, from the coding sequence ATGGGAGACAAAGCGGCAGTTGCCACACTATCCGAGCCTTTCGGCAATTTTACCCAGGTCCTGGCACACTGGGCCGGGCGACAACCCGAAGCCACAGCGCTTATCGACGACAAGGGTTCACTGACGTGGGCGGGCATGGCCGATCGGACGGACCGCATCGCTGCGCGCCTGTTGGATGAGGGACTGGAACGGGGACAGTCGGTCGCCATCCTGGGCATCTCGTCAATCCCCTACGCGCTCGTCTTTCTTGCTGCCGTACGTGCCGGCGGTGTGGCAGCCCCGCTCACCACGAGCGCCAGCGCCGAGCAGCTCGAAGCGATGGCCAGGGACAGCGGCGCCCGGCACCTGTTCGTGACACGGGCCAAGCTGGATGAAGTGGGCGAAGCGCGCTTCGCCGGTCTCGACATCATCGTCCTGGATGAAGCACTGGACGGATGGATGGCGCCGGCAGGGACACAGGCGCTTGACCCTGAACCTGCGCCCGAGGACCCCTTCAACATCATCTATTCGTCCGGCACGACGGGCACTCCGAAAGGCATCGTCCACTCCCACCAGATGCGCTGGCGTCAGTTCGCGGCCACCGCGTCGAGCTGGCTCGAAGCCGGCATTCCGGTCCGCACGCTCGCCTCTACCCCGCTCTATTCGAACACCACCATGGTTGCATTCCTGCCTGCGCTGCTTGCCGGGGGCACGGTCAGGATCATGGGCAAGTTCGATACGATCGGATGGCTGACTCATGCCGCGGCAGATCGCACCTCGATCACGATGCTGGTGCCGGTCCAGTACCAGCGGCTCATGGACGAAGCGCGTTTCGACGAGTTCGACCTGTCCTCGCTCGTGCTGAAATATTGCACCTCCGCTCCGTTTTCTTCCGAGCTGAAGCGCGAGGTCCTGGCCCGGATGCCGGGCGCCTTGATCGAGATATACTCGATGACCGAGGGCGGCGTGGTCTGCCTGCTCGAAGCACACAAATTCACGGATAAGCTGCACACCGTCGGTCGGCCTGCTCCGGGTAGCGAACTCAGGGTCCTGGATGACGAGGATCGTGAAGTCCCGCCCGGCACGCCGGGCAATCTTGTGGGGCGCAGCCGCACGATGATGAGCGGATACAAGAATCGGCCCGACCAGACCCGCGAAGGCTATTGGACCGATCCCGAGACCGGAGAAACATGGCAGCGCATGGGCGACATCGGACGCGTCGATGCGGAAGGCTTCGTGGAACTTGTGGGTCGCGCAAAAGACATGATCATTTCAGGTGGCTTCAACATCTATCCGGTCGATCTCGAGAACGAGCTCATGAAGGAAGCCGACGTGATCGAAGCGGCGGTGATCGGGATGCCATCGCGCAAATGGGGCGAAAGCCCCGTCGGCTTCGTGAAGCTGGAGGATAACGCCCGCGAGACCGGGGCGATCCGCGAAGCGGTGAACGGCCGGCTTGGCAAGACGCAGCGGCTGGCCCAGCTGCACGCGATCGACGAAATGCCGCGTAGCCATATCGGCAAGCTGCTCAAGACAGAACTTCGCGACCTCGCCGCGCAGCACGGCGCTCCCGAATAG